A single Watersipora subatra chromosome 7, tzWatSuba1.1, whole genome shotgun sequence DNA region contains:
- the LOC137400421 gene encoding uncharacterized protein, translated as MGFSGHMGSMAVSSQSSTSSQYAETTSKRVTTSSNTSGTDGSASSSSGEDSQGSSEVSGRTKSKQDNNINKVKYEYHMKKARVGKKCNEIVFPDQSSSSCKEDTAYADILSSTVVRRKNEERLHGNLAAPVKQRLLYPGLAKAIRERHERKHVDTRAQRMKLFAAALEKAIDFSTLEFKDFATEHIELTPIKGRKYRQSDAGFYDLPTHTLAYSSAKNIAYHEDGDPGLEWGLPIQIDASNNVRLLLGDFAKQQAVVNSDLVTVKDNQTAAANKAKIKSHLEAFKLKRPTFTLTDEGFVDADVSVGIAGARFFEKKVEEELDWPPKHQREECEKKESCARRRSSGRTKTRRDSCRSSEAGRRGSEWTRGHKTPRGSTSYSYYYESVPKHSTMSLKRRERSRGSLRRRFT; from the exons ATGGGTTTCAGTGGTCACATGGGCAGCATGGCTGTTAGCAGTCAGTCTTCGACAAGCTCTCAGTACG CTGAAACCACGAGCAAAAGGGTTACTACTAGCAGCAACACATCTGGTACTGATGGCAGTGCTAGTAGCAGTAGTGGGGAGGACAGCCAAGGAAGTTCAGAAGTATCCGGTAGAACGAAATCTAAACAGG ATAACAACATTAATAAGGTGAAATATGAATATCACATGAAGAAGGCTAGAGTTGGCAAAAAATGCAATGAGATCGTCTTTCCTGACCAATCATCATCGAGCTGTAAAGAGGATACCGCATACGCAGACATTCTTTCTTCGACTGTCGTTCGCAGGAAGAATGAAGAGA GGCTGCACGGGAATCTGGCTGCTCCTGTGAAGCAACGTCTACTGTACCCAGGCTTAGCTAAGGCTATCAGGGAAAGACATGAAAGGAAGCATGTGGACACG AGAGCTCAAAGGATGAAGTTATTTGCCGCTGCCTTAGAGAAGGCAATTGACTTTTCAACGCTGGAGTTCAAAGACTTTGCAACAGAGCACATAGAGTTGACTCCCATCAAAGGTCGGAAATACCGTCAAAGTGACGCTGGCTTCTATGA CTTACCTACTCACACATTGGCTTACTCTTCAGCCAAGAATATTGCTTACCACGAAGATGGGGACCCTGGACTAGAGTGGGGACTCCCAATACAGATAGATGCATCTAATAAT GTGAGGCTACTGCTCGGAGACTTTGCCAAGCAGCAAGCTGTTGTCAACTCAG ATCTTGTAACAGTCAAAGATAACCAGACGGCAGCTGCTAATAAAGCAAAAATCAAGAGCCACCTCGAGGCATTTAAACTGAAGAGACCAACATTCACTCTGACGGACGAGGGTTTTGTGGATGCAGATGTGAGCGTCGGAATAGCTGGAGCCAGATT CTTTGAGAAAAAGGTCGAGGAGGAGCTGGATTGGCCTCCAAAGCATCAAAGGGAGGAGTGTGAGAAGAAAGAATCTTGTGCTAGAAGAAGGTCAAGCGGTCGAACAAAGACCAGAAGAGATAGCTGTCGGTCATCAGAGGCAGGGAGGAGAGGTAGTGAGTGGACTAGAG GACACAAGACTCCACGTGGCAGTACTTCCTATAGTTACTATTATGAATCTGTGCCAAAACATTCTACAATGTCTCTGAAGAGAAGAGAGCGATCTAGGGGAAGCCTTCGTAGAAG GTTCACATAA